The DNA window GGTGGGTGTCCCGAGGGCCTTGGCGAAGGTTCGTCGATCCAGACGCCATGGACGCACCCGTGGTGGGCGTGACGCTCGAGGATGCCGAGGAGTACTGCAGGTGGGTCGGCAAGCGCCTTCCAACTGAGGAGGAGTGGGAGAAGGCCGCGCGCGGCAGTGCGGGGCACGTCTGGCCGTGGGGAGATGCCCTTCCCTCTCCGCAGACCGCTGCGCTCTTCGCCGTCACCTCCGACACCCAGGCTGCCCCTCAGGTGGTGGGCAGCTGCCCGCAAGGCTCGAGTGCGTGTGGCGCGCTCGACATGGCGGGCAACGTGTGGGAGTGGACGCAGAGCGCGTATTCTCCCTACAGCGGTTCGCGGGCACACGAGGCGCTCTTCGACAAGGGCATGCGCGTTGTCCGGGGAGGCTCGTGGAACACCCCCATGCGCTTGACCCGCGCCACCACGCGCATGCCGATGCCTGCCCGTCTGTGGGCCCCGGATCTGGGGTTCCGCTGTGTGCTCCCGGGGGCTCGATGAGCGCGGCGTCGCTGCGCCCTCCCGCGAGCGTGCACCTGGCGCGTGCCCTTCTGGTGGGGCTGCTGGCGGGTGGGGTCGGTGTGGCGTTCCGGGCTTCGCTCGAGGTGGTGGATGGCGCGCGGATGCGCCTTGGCGCCTGGAGCGCAGGTAGCGCGGCCGCGGCTCTGTGCGTGGTTCTGCTGTGTGGGGCCTGCGCGGCGGCGGCGGTTGCCCTGGTGAGACGACTGGCGCCGGAGACATCCGGCAGCGGTATCCCACAGGTCGAGGCTGCCGTGAAGGGGTGGCTTGCTGTGCGGTGGCCTCGGGTCTTGCCCGTCAAGTTTGCAGGGGGGCTCCTGGCCATGGGAGGTGGCCTTGCTCTGGGAAGGGAGGGCCCGACGGTACAGATGGGCGCTGGCGTGGGGGCCATGGTAGCGTCTCTCGCCGAGGTCGGCTCCGACGAGCGGAGCGTGCTGCTGGCCGCGGGTGCGGGTGCAGGGCTTGCAACGGCCTTCAACGCCCCGCTCGCCGGCGTTGTGTTCGTGCTCGAGGAGCTGCGCCATGACCTCGCGCCCGCGGTTCTCACGCCGATCGTGATCGCGTCGGTAGCTGCCGATGCCCTGGTAGGTGTGTTCTTCGGCCCCTCGCCCATCTATCGTGTCGAGACGCATTCGCCCCTCCCGCTGGAAGGACTCATCGTGAGCGCGGTCATCGGGTTGACGGCAGCGATGATCGGTACCGCATTCAATCGCGGGCTCGTGCTCTCGCTCGATCTCTTCGCCCATCTTGCATTGCGCGGGGCTGTTGCGGCGGCCTTCGCGGTGGGCGCCCTCATGGGGCTGGCGTCGGTGTGGGATCCGCTTCTGGTGGGCGACGGCCACGCTCTTGTCGAGCGCATCCTGCTCACGGATGTGCCGGCCTCGACCCTGGTGGGGCTGCTGATGGTTCGATTCGCGATGACCCTGCTGAGCTATGGATGTGGCTCGCCGGGCGGCATCTTCTCGCCGCTGCTGGTACTCGGCGCGGCGAACGGGCGATGTGTCGGCGCGCTCTTCAGCCATCTCATGCCCGCCCTGGCTCCCCATCTGTCGGTCTTCACCGCCATCGGCATGGGCGCGGCGTTCACGGCCATCGTGCGTGCCCCCCTGACCGGTGTCGTGCTGACCATCTCTCTCACCGGTCGTCACGATCTGGTGCTCCATCTCATGCTGGCGTCTGTGGTCGCGGCCCTGGCCGCCGAGGCGATGGGGGCGCGCCCCATCTATGACCTCCTGCTCGAGCGCGGGTTCGGGAAGCGCGATCTCTCGAAGGAGGGAACACCGTCGTGAACAGGCGGCTTCACGGACTCGTTGCGGCGCTGATGCTCTGCGTCGTTGCCTGGGTGACGCCGTGCGCGGCAGACGTCGCGCCGCTGGGCGAGGGACGGTACGTCGCTGGC is part of the Pseudomonadota bacterium genome and encodes:
- the clcA gene encoding H(+)/Cl(-) exchange transporter ClcA, giving the protein MSAASLRPPASVHLARALLVGLLAGGVGVAFRASLEVVDGARMRLGAWSAGSAAAALCVVLLCGACAAAAVALVRRLAPETSGSGIPQVEAAVKGWLAVRWPRVLPVKFAGGLLAMGGGLALGREGPTVQMGAGVGAMVASLAEVGSDERSVLLAAGAGAGLATAFNAPLAGVVFVLEELRHDLAPAVLTPIVIASVAADALVGVFFGPSPIYRVETHSPLPLEGLIVSAVIGLTAAMIGTAFNRGLVLSLDLFAHLALRGAVAAAFAVGALMGLASVWDPLLVGDGHALVERILLTDVPASTLVGLLMVRFAMTLLSYGCGSPGGIFSPLLVLGAANGRCVGALFSHLMPALAPHLSVFTAIGMGAAFTAIVRAPLTGVVLTISLTGRHDLVLHLMLASVVAALAAEAMGARPIYDLLLERGFGKRDLSKEGTPS